Proteins encoded in a region of the Xylocopa sonorina isolate GNS202 chromosome 11, iyXylSono1_principal, whole genome shotgun sequence genome:
- the LOC143429297 gene encoding odorant receptor 43a-like: MTTKTLGNHEKPLNTNYKTDRNFNIRLNVWTLRLIGTWPKSTSHSYLKTIEHVCLNVLSYSLLAFILIPGAMFIILENKDFYSQLKLGSALSFFMMAMIKYCVLIIREDDIRRCVECIEDDWRHVEHNEDREIMLENASFCRRLVVICAAFMYGGVVFYYVALPFTHGKIVEEGGNLTYRRLVYPFPRILLDARLSPVNEILYTIQLLSGFVAHNITVASCGLAALLAMHACGQLQVLMSWLEKLVDGRENDGESLDQRLANVVEQHVRIINFIGHTDELLQEISLVEIVGCTLNMCCLGYYALTEWDPKDPVRGLTYILLLTSVTFNIFIFCYIGELLAEQTVKVGEKSYMIDWHRMPGKKSLAIPLVISMSRSTTRITAGNIIELSISSFGVVIKTSVAYLNMLRQLTT, from the exons ATGACCACGAAAACCCTTGGCAATCACGAGAAACCCCTGAACACGAATTACAAAACCGATCGAAACTTCAACATTCGATTGAACGTGTGGACGTTGAGATTGATCGGCACTTGGCCTAAATCCACGAGTCATTCTTACTTAAAAACCATCGAACACGTCTGTCTGAACGTTCTCAGCTACAGTCTGCTCGCGTTCATACTGATACCTGGCGCGATGTTCATCATCCTCGAGAACAAGGACTTCTACAGCCAACTGAAGCTGGGCAGCGCCCTCAGCTTCTTCATGATGGCGATGATCAAGTACTGTGTCCTGATTATCCGCGAGGACGACATTCGCAGATGCGTGGAGTGCATCGAGGACGATTGGAGGCACGTGGAGCACAACGAGGATCGCGAGATCATGCTGGAGAACGCGAGCTTCTGTCGCAGACTCGTTGTGATTTGCGCTGCGTTCATGTACGGAGGGGTGGTTTTCTATTACGTCGCGTTGCCGTTCACTCACGGGAAGATCGTTGAAGAGGGTGGGAATCTGACCTACAGAAGACTGGTCTACCCTTTTCCACGTATCCTTCTGGACGCTCGTCTCAGTCCTGTCAATGAAATTCTTTACACGATCCAATTGCTGTCAGGGTTCGTCGCGCATAATATCACGGTTGCCAGTTGCGGTTTAGCTGCGCTTCTGGCGATGCACGCGTGCGGACAATTGCAGGTTTTGATGTCCTGGCTGGAGAAATTGGTGGACGGAAGGGAGAACGATGGGGAGAGCTTGGATCAGAGGCTGGCTAACGTTGTGGAACAGCACGTTCGGATAATCAA TTTTATAGGTCACACGGATGAACTTCTGCAGGAGATTTCGTTGGTAGAGATTGTGGGGTGCACTTTGAATATGTGCTGTCTAGGATATTACGCGTTAACG GAATGGGACCCCAAAGACCCTGTCAGAGGTCTGACGTATATACTACTACTTACGTCTGTCACTTTCAACATTTTTATCTTCTGCTACATTGGAGAACTCTTAGCAGAACAA ACAGTGAAAGTTGGTGAAAAGTCTTACATGATCGATTGGCATCGAATGCCTGGAAAGAAGAGCCTCGCCATACCTCTGGTGATTTCAATGTCCCGCTCGACCACCAGGATCACCGCTGGCAACATCATCGAGCTCTCCATCAGCAGCTTTGGTGTC GTCATCAAAACGTCAGTCGCTTACTTAAACATGCTACGACAACTCACAACGTAA
- the LOC143429298 gene encoding odorant receptor 43a-like produces MASTKRHRYTNISSTFLLFIEPYLIVDERMMILTVSLELFFFLPIFLTLSPSAATTAAFKGRKLCRRGQTFIKNGTKLCNCIAAALNVSMSPKPSLTTYKIKHTRMLLSQSLNYTFNRHDKTIIPLKIKQQIVHEISKLFPREKPSSIGKCAAHNKSRTFNISNTQAQRCTLKPTLFYYPPIVSHVSTLKLDAKMPRLRDTEEDLRHATRFLRTILGLVGAWPIPRNSSLATRIAHRMKHVIANFLLFLIIVPSLFYTFLKEKNGKMKLKLMGPIVNCSLQTSKYMVLLSQGKEIQTALDAVRQDWMDATEENRLIFLSKAKIGKRVVVMAAVTSYGAGICYRAILPLLKGTIVTPENVTIRPIACPSYFFILDEQRTPNYEILFTLQIVSGFVTYAVISGSCGIVAFLVLHVCGMLTILVNKMKRFADTTDLTEASVQRMIKDIVDYQTKINGFLKRVKTITKYICLCEVVLGSCLICVVDYSILMEWENNNIVSVVTYVTFQVSFVFSVFILCYIGQLLINENDILAEASYRMNWHRLPPWQARYTILIIAMSNHSMTLTAGNVFDVSLAAFTDVMKMSVAYLNLLRKVV; encoded by the exons ATGGCATCGACG AAAAGGCATAGATACACGAATATATCATCGACATTCTTGCTTTTCATAGAACCATATTTGATCGTTGATGAAAGAATGATGATTTTAACAGTATCACTTGAATTATTCTTTTTCTTACCGATATTTTT AACCCTTTCACCTTCCGCTGCGACAACTGCTGCTTTCAAGGGACGCAAACTTTGCAGACGGGGACAAACTTTTATTAAAAATGGCACAAAGCTGTGTAACTGCATCGCAGCAGCTCTAAACGTTTCGATGTCCCCCAAGCCCTCACTGACAACGTACAAAATTAAACATACTCGCATGCTACTCTCTCAATCTTTGAATTACACTTTCAATCGTCACGATAAAACGATTATTCCTCTAAAAATCAAACAACAAATCGTGCACGAAATCTCCAAGTTATTTCCACGAGAGAAACCCTCCTCTATCGGAAAATGCGCTGCGCATAATAAA TCTCGAACATTTAATATTTCAAACACGCAAGCGCAACGCTGCACCCTGAAACCCACTCTGTTTTATTATCCACCCATTGTCAGTCATGTTTCAACCCTCAAGCTCGACGCAAAAATGCCACGGTTAAGAGACACAGAGGAGGACTTGAGACACGCGACGAGATTCTTAAGGACAATTCTAGGACTAGTCGGAGCATGGCCCATCCCACGCAACTCTTCTTTGGCCACGAGAATCGCGCATAGAATGAAACACGTGATCGCCAACTTTCTGCTCTTCCTAATAATCGTACCAAGCCTCTTCTACACGTTCTTGAAGGAGAAAAACGGCAAGATGAAACTGAAGCTTATGGGGCCAATCGTAAACTGCAGCCTGCAAACCTCCAAGTATATGGTTCTCCTGTCCCAAGGGAAAGAGATTCAGACCGCGCTGGACGCGGTCAGACAGGACTGGATGGACGCGACTGAGGAGAATCGATTGATTTTCCTGTCGAAAGCGAAAATAGGAAAAAGGGTGGTCGTAATGGCTGCGGTTACCTCGTACGGTGCTGGTATTTGTTATCGCGCGATTCTTCCGCTTTTGAAGGGGACGATCGTCACTCCTGAGAACGTGACCATAAGACCAATAGCTTGTCCCAGTTACTTCTTCATTCTGGACGAGCAACGCACCCCAAACTACGAGATACTGTTCACCCTCCAAATTGTATCTGGCTTCGTCACTTACGCGGTTATCTCTGGCTCCTGTGGCATTGTCGCCTTCTTGGTTCTCCACGTCTGCGGCATGCTGACGATCCTGGTGAACAAGATGAAGCGGTTCGCGGACACCACCGATTTGACTGAGGCGTCTGTGCAACGGATGATCAAAGATATCGTTGACTATCAGACGAAGATAAACGG ATTTTTAAAAAGAGTTAAGACAATTACGAAATACATTTGTTTGTGCGAAGTGGTGTTGGGTTCGTGTCTGATATGTGTCGTGGATTACAGTATCCTAATG GAATGGGAAAATAATAATATCGTATCTGTCGTGACTTACGTCACGTTTCAAGTGTCGTTCGTTTTCTCTGTTTTTATACTGTGTTACATTGGCCAGCTTCTTATCAACGAA AACGATATCCTGGCGGAGGCGTCGTACAGGATGAATTGGCACCGTCTACCACCGTGGCAGGCTCGCTACACGATACTGATAATAGCCATGTCCAATCATTCGATGACGCTCACCGCTGGCAATGTATTTGACGTGTCCTTAGCCGCTTTCACCGAC GTAATGAAAATGTCCGTGGCATATTTGAACTTGCTGCGTAAAGTCGTTTAG
- the LOC143428996 gene encoding odorant receptor 43a-like: MNAKSLIVEQKSCNRYYETDRQFNIRLNLWTLGVIGTWPKSVHNSWRKTLEHISLNVLCHGLLAFILIPGGMFIILEVKDFYNQLKIGSALSFFMMAVMKYCVLIIREDDIRRCVEYIESDWRHVKHNEDRRIMLKNASFCRRLIVICGAFMYGGVAFYYIALPLTRGKIVEEGGNLTYRRLVYPFPRILLDARRSPINEIFYTIQLLSGFVAHNITVASCGLAALLAMHACGQLQVLMSWLEKLVDGRENDGESLDQRLANVVEHHVRIINFIAYTEDLLHEISLVEVVGCTLNICFLGYYSMMEWDPKQPVSGITYIILLASVTFNIFIFCYIGELLTEQTVKVGEKSYMIDWYRMPGKKSLAIPLVISMSRSTTKITAGNIIELSISSFGNVIKTSVTYLNMLRQFTT; encoded by the exons ATGAACGCGAAGAGCCTCATCGTCGAGCAGAAATCCTGCAACAGATATTACGAGACCGATCGACAGTTCAACATCCGTCTAAACCTGTGGACGTTAGGGGTGATCGGGACCTGGCCAAAGTCTGTCCACAATTCCTGGCGAAAAACTCTCGAGCACATATCTCTAAACGTTCTCTGCCATGGTTTGCTGGCGTTCATCCTAATTCCTGGCGGCATGTTCATCATCCTGGAAGTGAAGGACTTTTACAATCAACTGAAGATCGGCAGCGCACTAAGCTTCTTCATGATGGCGGTGATGAAGTACTGCGTTCTGATTATTCGCGAGGATGACATACGCAGATGCGTGGAGTACATCGAGAGCGATTGGAGGCACGTAAAGCACAACGAGGATCGTAGGATCATGCTGAAGAACGCGAGCTTCTGTCGTCGACTGATTGTCATATGCGGCGCGTTCATGTACGGAGGGGTGGCTTTCTATTACATCGCTTTGCCGCTCACGCGAGGGAAGATCGTGGAAGAGGGTGGGAACCTGACCTACAGAAGACTGGTCTACCCTTTTCCACGTATCCTTCTGGACGCTCGTCGCAGTCCTATCAATGAGATAttttatacgattcaattgctGTCAGGGTTCGTCGCGCATAATATCACGGTTGCCAGTTGCGGTTTGGCTGCGCTTCTGGCGATGCACGCGTGCGGACAATTGCAGGTTTTGATGTCCTGGTTGGAGAAATTGGTGGACGGAAGGGAGAACGACGGGGAGAGCTTGGATCAGAGGCTGGCTAACGTTGTGGAGCATCACGTTCGGATAATCAA TTTCATTGCTTACACAGAGGATCTTCTGCACGAGATATCATTGGTGGAAGTCGTGGGATGCACTTTGAACATATGTTTCCTTGGATACTATTCGATGATG GAATGGGACCCTAAACAACCTGTTAGTGGTATAACGTACATAATATTGCTTGCGTCTGTCACTTTCAACATTTTTATCTTCTGTTATATTGGCGAACTCTTAACGGAACAG ACAGTGAAAGTTGGTGAAAAGTCTTACATGATCGATTGGTATCGAATGCCTGGGAAGAAAAGCCTCGCCATACCACTCGTGATTTCAATGTCTCGTTCGACCACAAAGATCACTGCTGGCAACATCATCGAACTCTCCATCAGCAGCTTTGGCAAC GTTATCAAGACTTCCGTAACATATTTGAACATGCTGCGACAATTCACGACGTAA